In Fimbriimonadaceae bacterium, the following are encoded in one genomic region:
- a CDS encoding LL-diaminopimelate aminotransferase, giving the protein MPAPAKRLDLIPPYLFAEIARLKREAIAQGADVIDLGIGDPDIPTPTGVVEALKRAVDNPATHRYDETARGWTPFLEAAATWYEREFGVRIDPREEVVQLIGSKEGLAHLAWAYVDPGDLAITPDPGYTVYKVNTQMAGGDVYETPLLEANGFLPDLNAIPTEVARRAKLFYVCYPHNPTGAVATRGFYEDLVRFCREHDVLLVNDMAYATVTYDGFRNPSVLQIDGAKEVAVEFHSLSKMFNMTGWRLGFALGNSDAVTTLQRLKSNLDSKQFPAIAEAGAHALLDVDNGETLRTYERRRDFLCDGLNALGWHVVKPKATFYVWARLPRPDMTSTEFCAELLKRAHVLAIPGNGYGPHGEGYVRMSLTLAGDRDGERFREAARRIGESGLVPSPANP; this is encoded by the coding sequence ATGCCCGCACCCGCCAAGCGCCTCGATCTCATCCCGCCGTACCTCTTTGCCGAGATCGCGAGGCTCAAGCGGGAGGCCATCGCCCAAGGGGCGGACGTGATCGATCTGGGCATCGGGGATCCCGACATCCCCACGCCGACCGGTGTGGTGGAGGCGCTCAAGCGCGCCGTCGACAACCCGGCGACGCACCGGTACGACGAGACGGCGCGCGGCTGGACTCCTTTCCTCGAAGCTGCCGCCACCTGGTACGAGCGCGAATTCGGCGTTCGGATCGATCCCCGGGAGGAGGTCGTCCAGCTCATCGGGTCGAAGGAGGGGCTCGCCCACCTCGCGTGGGCCTACGTCGATCCCGGGGACCTGGCGATCACCCCGGATCCCGGGTACACGGTGTACAAGGTCAACACCCAGATGGCGGGAGGCGACGTCTACGAGACGCCGCTCCTCGAGGCCAACGGCTTCCTTCCCGATTTGAACGCGATACCCACGGAGGTCGCGCGCCGAGCGAAGCTGTTCTACGTGTGCTATCCGCACAACCCGACCGGTGCCGTGGCCACTCGCGGCTTCTATGAAGACCTGGTGCGCTTCTGCCGCGAACACGACGTGCTCCTGGTCAACGACATGGCGTACGCGACGGTGACGTACGACGGCTTCAGAAACCCCTCGGTGCTGCAGATCGATGGGGCCAAGGAGGTCGCGGTCGAGTTCCACTCGCTCAGCAAGATGTTCAACATGACCGGGTGGCGCCTGGGCTTTGCCCTGGGGAACTCGGACGCGGTGACGACGCTCCAGCGCCTCAAGTCGAACCTGGACAGCAAGCAGTTTCCGGCGATCGCCGAGGCGGGTGCCCATGCCTTGCTCGACGTGGACAACGGCGAAACGCTCCGAACGTACGAGCGGCGGCGGGACTTCCTGTGCGACGGGCTCAACGCGCTCGGATGGCACGTTGTCAAGCCCAAGGCGACGTTTTACGTGTGGGCGCGTCTGCCGAGGCCGGACATGACCAGCACGGAGTTCTGCGCGGAGCTCCTCAAGCGGGCGCACGTGCTCGCCATCCCGGGGAACGGCTACGGCCCCCACGGCGAAGGCTACGTGCGCATGTCGCTCACCTTGGCGGGGGACCGGGACGGCGAGCGCTTCCGAGAGGCGGCGCGCCGGATCGGCGAATCCGGGCTCGTGCCTTCGCCCGCGAATCCATGA
- a CDS encoding bifunctional folylpolyglutamate synthase/dihydrofolate synthase — translation MMTFDEALAYLDSLAPRGWRMGLDRMEEFVRRAQLESAVRGSLAPRFLHVAGTNGKGSVTAFLESIVAAHGVRVGGYYSPYVFDPCERITVGREKIDRATFASRIETLIPAGESLVDTEFGGVTEFEVKTAAGLLHWREERCEWVALEVGLGGRLDATNVVEGTVASIVSIGLDHTNILGDTIEAIAHEKAGIIKALRPVVSGEMSEPALSVIAEEARRRRAPHWRYGKEYGLEPSGSDEWTVWSQGHRLSGLRPGLRGARAPHNLAVAIASLVAAEFPLDEDAVREGAAAATLPGRMQSSEWEGVEVLLDGAHNRDAAQTLAEGLAMRYPGRKVALVLAMTRGHAPNEFVRPLLAQVGTVHLAPIDFHRALPMREVGSALPDLHPKEHASVAEALTAAAQDAGREGLVVVTGSFYLVGEAGAILGLTPIRAPQR, via the coding sequence ATGATGACCTTCGACGAGGCCCTTGCGTATCTCGACTCCCTCGCGCCGCGCGGCTGGCGCATGGGCCTGGACCGCATGGAAGAGTTCGTGCGTCGGGCGCAGTTGGAGTCCGCCGTGCGCGGGTCCCTCGCGCCGCGTTTCCTCCACGTGGCGGGTACCAACGGAAAGGGCTCCGTCACTGCGTTTCTCGAGTCCATTGTCGCGGCTCACGGGGTGCGCGTCGGGGGGTATTACAGCCCCTACGTCTTCGATCCTTGCGAGCGCATCACGGTCGGCCGTGAAAAGATCGATCGCGCAACGTTCGCCAGCCGAATCGAGACGTTGATTCCGGCTGGAGAATCCCTGGTCGACACGGAGTTCGGGGGGGTGACGGAGTTCGAGGTGAAGACCGCTGCGGGCTTGCTTCACTGGCGCGAGGAGCGATGCGAATGGGTCGCGCTCGAGGTGGGGCTTGGGGGCCGGCTCGACGCGACGAACGTCGTGGAGGGCACGGTGGCCTCGATCGTCAGCATCGGATTGGACCACACGAACATCCTGGGCGATACGATCGAGGCCATCGCCCATGAGAAGGCGGGGATCATCAAGGCCCTGCGCCCCGTCGTGAGCGGCGAGATGTCGGAGCCGGCACTCTCCGTGATCGCCGAGGAGGCTCGGCGGAGGCGCGCTCCCCACTGGCGGTACGGAAAGGAGTACGGCTTGGAGCCGAGCGGCTCCGACGAGTGGACCGTCTGGAGCCAAGGTCACCGCCTGTCTGGCCTTCGGCCCGGCTTGCGCGGCGCCCGGGCGCCCCACAACCTTGCCGTCGCCATCGCTTCGTTGGTGGCTGCCGAGTTTCCGCTCGACGAAGATGCCGTGCGCGAGGGGGCCGCCGCGGCGACGCTGCCGGGTCGAATGCAGTCGTCGGAGTGGGAAGGGGTGGAAGTCCTGCTCGACGGGGCGCACAATCGCGATGCTGCCCAGACGCTGGCCGAAGGTTTGGCGATGCGCTATCCGGGGCGAAAGGTGGCGTTGGTGCTGGCGATGACCCGCGGCCACGCTCCGAACGAGTTCGTGCGTCCCCTCTTGGCGCAGGTGGGCACCGTTCACCTGGCACCGATCGACTTTCACCGCGCGCTGCCGATGCGCGAAGTCGGCTCTGCCCTGCCGGATTTGCATCCAAAGGAACACGCTTCGGTCGCGGAAGCGCTTACCGCCGCCGCCCAGGACGCGGGCAGGGAAGGCCTGGTGGTCGTGACCGGGAGCTTCTACCTCGTGGGCGAGGCCGGCGCGATCTTGGGACTCACTCCCATCCGGGCCCCTCAACGATAG